The Suncus etruscus isolate mSunEtr1 chromosome 7, mSunEtr1.pri.cur, whole genome shotgun sequence genome includes a window with the following:
- the ASB13 gene encoding ankyrin repeat and SOCS box protein 13, which produces MEPREMDRCFMGDVGFWVERTPVHEAAQRGEAQRLQQLIESGACVNQVTVDSITPLHAASLQGQAQCVRLLLAAGAWVDARNIDGSTPLCDACASGSLECVKLLLAHGAKVNPPLYTASPLHEACMSGSSECVRVLIDGGANLEAHDCHFGTPLHVACAREHLDCAKVLLNAGANVNAAKLHETALHHAAKVRNVDLIEMLIEFGGNIYARDNRGKKPSDYTWSSSAPAKCFEFYEKTPLTLSQLCRVSLRRAAGVRGLEKIAQLDIPARLIDYLSYS; this is translated from the exons ATGGAGCCCCGCGAGATGGACCGCTGCTTCATGGGAGACGTGG GTTTCTGGGTGGAGCGAACACCGGTGCATGAGGCAGCTCAGCGGGGCGAGGCTCAGCGTCTGCAGCAGCTGATCGAGAGTGGGGCCTGCGTCAATCAAGTAACTGTGGACTCTATCACGCCACTGCATGCCGCCAGCCTTCAGGGTCAGGCCCAGTGTGTGCGGCTGCTGCTGGCAGCTGGGGCCTGG GTGGACGCTCGCAACATCGACGGCAGCACCCCGCTCTGCGATGCCTGTGCCTCAGGCAGCCTTGAGTGTGTGAAGCTCCTGCTGGCCCACGGGGCCAAGGTCAACCCCCCGCTGTACACCGCTTCACCCCTGCACGAGGCCTGTATGAGTG GAAGCTCCGAGTGCGTGAGGGTCCTCATTGACGGCGGTGCCAACCTGGAAGCACACGACTGTCATTTCGGGACGCCCCTGCACGTAGCCTGTGCCCGTGAGCACCTGGACTGCGCCAAAGTGCTGCTCAACGCAG GTGCCAACGTGAATGCTGCAAAGCTGCACGAAACAGCCTTGCACCACGCGGCCAAGGTGAGGAACGTGGACCTCATTGAGATGCTAATCGAGTTCGGGGGCAACATCTATGCACGGGACAACCGGGGAAAGAAGCCCTCGGATTACACGTGGAGCAGCAGCGCACCTGCCAAGTGCTTCGAGTTCTATGAAA AGACCCCCCTGACCCTGTCCCAGCTCTGCCGAGTGAGCCTGCGGCGGGCTGCCGGGGTTCGAGGGCTGGAGAAGATTGCCCAACTGGACATCCCTGCTCGGCTTATTGACTACCTGTCCTACAGCTGA